The following are encoded together in the Carassius auratus strain Wakin unplaced genomic scaffold, ASM336829v1 scaf_tig00005385, whole genome shotgun sequence genome:
- the LOC113070921 gene encoding endophilin-A2-like isoform X2 translates to MSVAGLKKQFYKASQMVSEKVGGAEGTKLDEEFKDLERKVDVTNKAVIEVISKTSEYLQPNPASRAKLSMLNTMSKIRGQVKSPGYPQAEGLLGECMAKYGRELGEDTNFGGALVDVGESMKRLAEVKDSLDIDVKQNFIDPLQGLSDKDLREIQHHLKKLEGRRLDYDYKKKRQGKIPDEEVRQALEKFHESKEVAEISMYNLLETDIEQVSQLSSLVESQLQYHKQAVQILDELSDKLRDRMKEAQTRPRKEYVPKPKPVIDFGDTNEQSNGGFTPSSVPPMRNAEPYHQFGRISTWKPRLRESESGCMGKFVCLCVLGMK, encoded by the exons ATGGTGAGTGAGAAGGTTGGTGGTGCTGAGGGAACTAAACTGGACGAGGAGTTCAAGGACCTGGAGAGA AAAGTGGATGTGACAAATAAAGCTGTAATAGAAGTCATCTCTAAAACATCAGAGTACCTGCAGCCCAATCCAG CATCTCGTGCAAAGCTCTCTATGTTGAACACGATGTCTAAGATTAGAGGGCAAGTGAAGAGTCCAGGTTATCCACAGGCAGAGGGGCTGCTGGGAGAATGCATGGCAAAGTATGGCAGAGAACTCGGAGAGGACACAAACTTTG GTGGTGCTCTAGTTGATGTTGGTGAAAGTATGAAGAGGCTAGCAGAGGTGAAGGATTCTTTGGACATTGATGTCAAACAGAATTTCATCGACCCGTTACAAGGCTTGTCTGACAAGGACTTGAGAGAAATACAG CACCATTTGAAAAAGCTGGAAGGACGCAGGCTGGATTATGACTACAAGAAGAAACGTCAGGGGAAAATTCCAGATGAAGAGGTCAGGCAGGCTCTGGAGAAGTTCCATGAATCTAAGGAAGTGGCCGAGATCAGCATGTACAACCTTCTGGAAACTGAT ATCGAGCAGGTGAGCCAGCTGTCGTCACTGGTTGAGTCCCAACTGCAGTACCACAAACAGGCTGTTCAGATCCTGGATGAGCTTTCTGACAAACTCAGAGACAG GATGAAAGAAGCTCAGACACGTCCTCGTAAAGAGTATGTGCCCAAGCCCAAGCCTGTAATTGACTTTGGAGACACCAACGAACAGTCAAACGGTGGCTTCACCCCATCATCTGTTCCACCCATGCGCAATGCAG AGCCATACCACCAGTTTGGCAGAATATCCACGTGGAAACCCAGACTGCGTGAGTCAGAGAGTGGTTGCATGGGaaagtttgtgtgtttatgtgtgttggGGATGAAGTAA
- the LOC113070921 gene encoding endophilin-A2-like isoform X3: MSVAGLKKQFYKASQMVSEKVGGAEGTKLDEEFKDLERKVDVTNKAVIEVISKTSEYLQPNPASRAKLSMLNTMSKIRGQVKSPGYPQAEGLLGECMAKYGRELGEDTNFGGALVDVGESMKRLAEVKDSLDIDVKQNFIDPLQGLSDKDLREIQHHLKKLEGRRLDYDYKKKRQGKIPDEEVRQALEKFHESKEVAEISMYNLLETDIEQVSQLSSLVESQLQYHKQAVQILDELSDKLRDRMKEAQTRPRKEYVPKPKPVIDFGDTNEQSNGGFTPSSVPPMRNAGNALDLRPVRERHIVLCAVAARWQGVMRPPVHVLG, translated from the exons ATGGTGAGTGAGAAGGTTGGTGGTGCTGAGGGAACTAAACTGGACGAGGAGTTCAAGGACCTGGAGAGA AAAGTGGATGTGACAAATAAAGCTGTAATAGAAGTCATCTCTAAAACATCAGAGTACCTGCAGCCCAATCCAG CATCTCGTGCAAAGCTCTCTATGTTGAACACGATGTCTAAGATTAGAGGGCAAGTGAAGAGTCCAGGTTATCCACAGGCAGAGGGGCTGCTGGGAGAATGCATGGCAAAGTATGGCAGAGAACTCGGAGAGGACACAAACTTTG GTGGTGCTCTAGTTGATGTTGGTGAAAGTATGAAGAGGCTAGCAGAGGTGAAGGATTCTTTGGACATTGATGTCAAACAGAATTTCATCGACCCGTTACAAGGCTTGTCTGACAAGGACTTGAGAGAAATACAG CACCATTTGAAAAAGCTGGAAGGACGCAGGCTGGATTATGACTACAAGAAGAAACGTCAGGGGAAAATTCCAGATGAAGAGGTCAGGCAGGCTCTGGAGAAGTTCCATGAATCTAAGGAAGTGGCCGAGATCAGCATGTACAACCTTCTGGAAACTGAT ATCGAGCAGGTGAGCCAGCTGTCGTCACTGGTTGAGTCCCAACTGCAGTACCACAAACAGGCTGTTCAGATCCTGGATGAGCTTTCTGACAAACTCAGAGACAG GATGAAAGAAGCTCAGACACGTCCTCGTAAAGAGTATGTGCCCAAGCCCAAGCCTGTAATTGACTTTGGAGACACCAACGAACAGTCAAACGGTGGCTTCACCCCATCATCTGTTCCACCCATGCGCAATGCAG GAAATGCCTTGGACTTGAGGCCAGTGAGAGAAAGGCACATTGTGCTTTGTGCGGTTGCAGCCCGGTGGCAGGGTGTGATGAGACCGCCTGTACATGTGCTGGGTTAG